From a region of the Methanothermobacter tenebrarum genome:
- the hemL gene encoding glutamate-1-semialdehyde 2,1-aminomutase yields the protein MRSDSLFKEALEVLPGGVSSPVRRFEPYPFFAKKGEGCMLYDIDGNRYIDYCLAYGPLILGHAPEKVISAVCEQIKKGSTYGTPTKAEVELAKLVIERVPAAEMIRFVNSGTEATMAAIRLARAFTGKDKIIKFEGAYHGAHDYVLVKPGSGATAAPDSPGIPTDTIKNTISAPFNNEEAVASIIEDDDNIAAIIVEPIMANIGCIEPEDGYLKFLRKITSENGILLIFDEVITGFRIAPGGAQEYYNIAADLVTYGKIIGGGFPMGALAGSREIMEHISPAGDVYQAGTFNGNPVSVTAGITTLKGLTEDIYKELNKKGEMIRNGMKDILEDNSLEFYIAGLSSMFQVYFTERRVKDYTSAKTADLEMFKRYFHGLLKGGVFVPPSQFECCFISAAHRKEDLDMTLEVMEESIKKAIK from the coding sequence ATGAGATCCGATAGTCTATTTAAAGAGGCTTTAGAGGTTTTACCTGGTGGTGTGAGCTCTCCGGTAAGAAGATTCGAACCATACCCTTTCTTTGCCAAGAAAGGTGAAGGTTGCATGCTCTATGACATTGATGGCAACCGTTACATAGATTATTGTCTAGCCTATGGCCCCCTTATTCTTGGACATGCCCCAGAGAAGGTTATAAGTGCGGTCTGCGAACAAATCAAAAAAGGCAGTACTTATGGTACGCCAACAAAAGCCGAAGTGGAACTTGCAAAACTTGTCATTGAAAGGGTGCCGGCCGCTGAAATGATAAGGTTTGTGAATTCGGGTACAGAGGCTACAATGGCTGCAATAAGACTTGCAAGGGCATTCACTGGGAAAGATAAAATAATCAAATTTGAGGGCGCATATCATGGCGCACATGATTATGTCTTGGTAAAACCAGGATCTGGCGCGACAGCAGCCCCTGATTCACCGGGCATACCCACAGACACGATAAAAAACACTATATCAGCGCCTTTCAATAATGAAGAAGCAGTTGCGAGTATAATAGAAGATGATGATAATATTGCAGCAATAATAGTAGAGCCTATTATGGCTAATATAGGCTGTATAGAACCAGAGGATGGCTACCTAAAATTTTTGAGAAAAATAACAAGTGAAAATGGCATACTCTTAATATTTGATGAAGTTATCACAGGTTTCAGAATAGCCCCTGGTGGTGCCCAAGAATATTATAATATAGCTGCAGATCTTGTAACCTATGGGAAGATCATAGGAGGAGGATTCCCAATGGGCGCACTAGCAGGTTCTAGAGAGATAATGGAGCATATATCACCTGCAGGAGATGTTTATCAGGCCGGAACATTCAATGGGAATCCCGTATCGGTAACTGCGGGTATAACAACCCTTAAAGGATTAACAGAGGACATTTACAAGGAGCTTAATAAGAAAGGGGAAATGATAAGAAATGGTATGAAGGATATTCTAGAGGATAATAGTCTAGAATTTTATATAGCAGGGTTATCATCAATGTTCCAGGTCTACTTTACCGAGAGAAGGGTTAAAGATTATACTAGTGCCAAGACGGCTGACTTAGAAATGTTCAAAAGGTATTTCCATGGTCTCTTAAAGGGTGGGGTTTTCGTGCCACCATCACAATTTGAATGCTGTTTTATTTCAGCAGCTCACAGAAAAGAAGATCTCGACATGACATTAGAGGTGATGGAGGAATCCATTAAAAAGGCCATCAAATAG
- a CDS encoding cobalt-precorrin-8 methylmutase, with amino-acid sequence MMGASTRKGEEIAEKSRKIIKKLIRDKIEGLSPEESAIIERIVHSTADPEYADITKMSQDFIPSTIDALWGLKDILVDVEMVKVGISYDGEVKCYINHPSVIRMAKDKNMTRAAAAMEYAASKGFSGVVVVGNAPTALLKLIKLAKAGMDVNSIIGVPVGFVGAAESKKLLTKTDIPYLITSGPKGGTPVAVAATNALINLAKKRGGII; translated from the coding sequence ATGATGGGCGCATCCACGAGAAAAGGAGAAGAAATCGCGGAAAAAAGTAGAAAGATCATAAAGAAGCTTATAAGAGACAAGATAGAAGGGTTATCCCCAGAGGAATCGGCCATCATAGAAAGGATAGTTCATTCCACGGCCGACCCAGAATATGCTGATATCACTAAGATGAGCCAAGATTTCATACCTTCAACTATAGATGCCTTATGGGGCCTTAAAGATATACTAGTAGATGTTGAAATGGTGAAAGTAGGGATATCCTATGATGGGGAAGTCAAATGTTATATAAACCATCCTAGTGTTATAAGGATGGCGAAGGATAAAAACATGACCAGGGCAGCTGCTGCAATGGAATATGCGGCCTCAAAGGGTTTCAGTGGAGTTGTGGTAGTGGGTAATGCGCCAACAGCACTCCTAAAACTCATAAAATTGGCAAAAGCGGGTATGGATGTCAATTCCATAATAGGTGTGCCTGTTGGTTTCGTAGGTGCTGCTGAATCCAAAAAACTCCTCACAAAAACAGACATACCATACCTTATAACTTCCGGTCCAAAGGGTGGGACCCCAGTTGCAGTGGCAGCTACAAATGCCCTAATAAACCTCGCGAAAAAGAGAGGAGGAATAATATGA
- the aspS gene encoding aspartate--tRNA(Asn) ligase: MLGKTRRTHYSNEITTSLDGSHTILMGWVHEIRDLGGIIFILLRDRTGIIQITAPSKKTSKDLFKKLRKLKKEYVIEVEGTVKKSPKAPGGVEIIPSNVKVLAKSQQPLPLDPTGKVKAEIDTRLDSRFLDLRRPEVSAIFKIKSRMLHSVRVFLEKEGFIEINTPKLVASATEGGTELFPITYFEREAFLGQSPQLYKQMMMASGLDKVYEIAPIFRAEEHDTLRHLNEVISIDIEAAFMNHEDVMKILERLVVNVIKDIRGHCKDELEILGRELEIPKLPFERLEYDEVVEIVNSQGVHLRYGEDLSRAAEKALGEIMDGYYFIKSWPTSIKPFYVMPREDDPSKSYAFDLMYKDLEISSGAMRVHEHDLLVEKIKKQGLNPRSFESYLSAFRYGMPPHAGWGLGAERFTMALLEIKNIRETVLFPRDRRRLTP, encoded by the coding sequence ATGCTCGGTAAGACAAGGAGAACCCATTATTCAAATGAGATCACAACATCACTTGACGGATCCCACACTATTCTCATGGGCTGGGTGCATGAAATAAGAGACCTTGGAGGGATCATATTCATACTACTCAGGGACAGGACAGGTATAATACAAATCACCGCCCCAAGTAAAAAAACATCAAAAGACCTATTCAAAAAGTTAAGAAAACTTAAAAAAGAATACGTTATAGAAGTAGAAGGGACAGTCAAAAAATCCCCCAAGGCCCCAGGAGGCGTTGAAATAATACCCTCCAATGTGAAAGTTTTGGCTAAATCACAACAACCATTACCACTTGACCCCACAGGAAAGGTTAAAGCCGAAATTGACACAAGACTAGACTCAAGGTTCCTAGACCTTAGAAGGCCCGAAGTAAGTGCAATATTCAAGATAAAAAGTAGAATGTTACATTCTGTGAGGGTTTTCCTCGAAAAAGAAGGTTTTATCGAAATAAACACCCCCAAGCTGGTTGCATCAGCAACCGAAGGAGGGACAGAACTCTTCCCCATAACCTACTTTGAAAGGGAAGCATTCCTAGGCCAAAGTCCACAACTCTACAAACAGATGATGATGGCAAGCGGACTCGACAAAGTCTATGAAATAGCACCAATATTCAGGGCCGAAGAACACGACACCCTCAGACACCTAAACGAGGTCATATCCATCGACATAGAAGCGGCCTTCATGAACCATGAAGATGTTATGAAAATACTTGAAAGACTTGTTGTAAATGTCATAAAAGACATTAGGGGACATTGCAAAGATGAACTCGAAATTCTAGGCAGAGAACTTGAAATACCAAAACTACCATTTGAAAGACTAGAGTATGATGAAGTTGTGGAGATAGTCAACTCCCAAGGAGTCCACCTTAGATATGGGGAGGACCTCTCAAGGGCTGCTGAAAAAGCTCTAGGCGAGATAATGGACGGATACTATTTTATAAAATCCTGGCCAACTAGCATAAAACCATTTTATGTAATGCCAAGGGAGGACGATCCAAGCAAAAGTTATGCCTTCGACCTCATGTACAAGGACCTTGAAATATCCTCTGGTGCCATGAGGGTCCATGAACACGATCTCCTAGTTGAAAAGATCAAGAAACAGGGACTAAATCCCAGATCATTCGAAAGTTACCTTTCAGCCTTCAGGTATGGTATGCCACCACATGCAGGTTGGGGTCTTGGAGCTGAAAGATTCACCATGGCACTGTTAGAGATTAAAAATATCAGGGAAACAGTGTTATTCCCAAGAGATAGAAGAAGATTAACCCCTTGA
- the hisD gene encoding histidinol dehydrogenase, which yields MQIREFEAHMIKELVKRSSPNIDNVTEPVKKIIDEVKRDGDKALRKFTKKFDGADIEEFKVTREEIEESYKKIDERVKNALDMAAANIKKFHRLQLPNQWLKKINNGIIGGQIIRAIESVGCYIPGGRAVYPSTALMTIIPAKIAGVKRIICCTPPANDGTINEATLIAADMAGADEIYKVGGVQAIAAMAYGTETINPVDKIVGPGNIFVTAAKKLVYGDVDIDFIAGPSEVLIIADEHANPEYIAIEMIAQAEHDPDAASVLVTPSKSLGEKVYNILENKIKHAKRGDIIRKSLENYGRIIIVKDLGEAVYFSNEYAPEHLIIMTKDPKTLLDRIENAGSIFLGELTPVSAGDYGSGTNHVLPTSGCARMYSGLSTESFLKKPTVQILSEEGLITLKDIVIPLAEYEGLYAHAESFKKRLMR from the coding sequence ATGCAGATCAGAGAATTCGAAGCTCACATGATAAAAGAACTTGTGAAAAGATCCTCACCAAATATCGATAATGTAACAGAACCTGTTAAGAAGATAATTGACGAGGTTAAAAGAGATGGTGACAAGGCACTCAGAAAATTCACAAAGAAATTCGATGGTGCCGACATCGAAGAATTCAAAGTTACAAGGGAGGAAATAGAAGAAAGCTACAAGAAGATAGATGAAAGAGTGAAAAATGCATTGGATATGGCGGCTGCAAATATCAAAAAATTCCACAGACTACAACTCCCAAACCAATGGCTGAAGAAGATAAACAATGGTATAATCGGAGGTCAAATTATAAGGGCAATTGAGAGTGTGGGCTGCTACATACCTGGAGGCAGGGCAGTTTATCCTTCCACAGCCCTTATGACAATAATACCCGCCAAGATAGCTGGTGTCAAACGGATAATCTGTTGCACCCCACCAGCCAACGATGGGACCATCAATGAAGCCACACTCATAGCGGCCGACATGGCCGGTGCAGATGAAATATACAAGGTTGGGGGCGTTCAAGCCATAGCTGCCATGGCATACGGAACCGAAACCATAAACCCTGTTGACAAAATCGTTGGACCTGGGAACATATTCGTAACAGCAGCTAAAAAGTTGGTCTATGGGGATGTGGACATTGATTTTATAGCAGGCCCCTCTGAGGTTCTTATAATAGCTGATGAGCACGCTAACCCAGAATATATAGCCATTGAGATGATAGCCCAAGCCGAACATGACCCTGATGCAGCCTCGGTACTTGTAACACCATCAAAGAGTCTTGGAGAGAAAGTTTATAATATCCTAGAGAATAAGATTAAACATGCTAAAAGGGGTGACATCATAAGAAAGTCCCTCGAAAATTATGGTAGGATAATCATTGTAAAGGATCTTGGAGAGGCTGTTTATTTCAGCAATGAATACGCCCCTGAGCACCTTATAATAATGACCAAGGACCCTAAGACACTATTAGATAGGATTGAAAATGCGGGGTCTATATTCCTCGGAGAGCTAACACCAGTTTCTGCAGGAGACTATGGTTCAGGAACCAACCATGTGCTACCTACCAGTGGATGTGCAAGGATGTACTCAGGACTATCAACAGAATCCTTCTTGAAAAAACCCACAGTACAAATATTATCAGAAGAAGGTCTTATAACACTTAAGGATATTGTAATCCCACTTGCAGAATATGAGGGACTCTATGCACATGCAGAATCCTTTAAAAAAAGGCTTATGAGGTGA
- a CDS encoding UPF0058 family protein: MYKDEMIQLHQFLVYILKYLENGHDIEKECEKYFSLNISPHHIHRTKAEHKYAIFVLSTAISEILAKQGNDTLPPNIVNGLSELAKRSKKELAKMEANIEAK; the protein is encoded by the coding sequence ATGTATAAGGATGAAATGATACAACTACATCAATTCCTAGTATACATTTTAAAATATCTCGAAAATGGTCATGACATAGAAAAAGAATGTGAGAAGTATTTTTCACTTAATATCAGCCCCCATCACATCCACCGGACAAAAGCGGAACACAAATATGCTATTTTTGTACTTTCAACAGCCATCTCAGAAATACTCGCAAAACAGGGAAATGACACACTACCCCCAAACATTGTAAATGGTCTATCAGAGCTCGCTAAAAGATCAAAAAAGGAACTTGCAAAAATGGAAGCTAATATAGAAGCTAAATAG
- a CDS encoding cyclic 2,3-diphosphoglycerate synthase, giving the protein MKAMEKIICLVDGEHYLPVTKAAVETLDCMEHIDVKALVFIGGTEKLKTSSPEEYAKIMEKPVYFGEDPHKIPYNLIRKIIRKYDADTVMDLSDEPVLDYSKRFNIATIVLEEGAIYRGPDFEFQPLTEYDVLEKPSIKILGTGKRIGKTAVSAYAARLIHEKDYNPCVVAMGRGGPEEPEIVRGDKIRITPEYLIEQAYKGVHAASDHWEDALMSRILTIGCRRCGGGMVGDVFITNAKRGAEIANEVEADFVIMEGSGAAIPPVKTNRHIVIVGANQPMINIKKFFGPFRIKLADLIILTMCEEPMATKKKIKDIEEFIHEINPNAKVIPTIFRPKPLQDIKDKNVLFATTAPESIMDVLVAYLEDKYKCNIVGTTTHLSNRPLLQKDIEKYINEAEVMLTELKAAAVDVATKDALDAGLDVVYSDNIPIVVDESPEDLDKAIIEVVDAAIDDFYTRLTP; this is encoded by the coding sequence ATGAAAGCTATGGAGAAGATTATCTGTCTCGTTGATGGTGAACATTATCTACCAGTTACAAAAGCCGCAGTTGAAACCCTTGATTGTATGGAACACATAGATGTTAAAGCTCTTGTATTCATAGGGGGTACAGAGAAACTCAAAACATCCTCCCCAGAAGAATATGCCAAGATCATGGAAAAACCAGTCTACTTCGGAGAGGACCCCCATAAAATCCCATATAATCTAATAAGAAAAATCATAAGAAAATATGATGCAGATACTGTTATGGACCTAAGCGACGAGCCAGTACTCGACTACTCCAAAAGGTTTAACATAGCAACCATAGTACTAGAAGAAGGTGCAATATACAGAGGCCCAGACTTTGAATTCCAACCACTCACAGAATATGATGTCCTCGAAAAACCATCAATTAAAATCCTCGGAACAGGTAAAAGGATAGGTAAAACAGCAGTATCTGCATACGCCGCCCGATTAATCCATGAAAAAGATTATAACCCATGTGTTGTTGCAATGGGCCGAGGGGGCCCGGAGGAGCCGGAGATAGTCCGCGGGGATAAGATACGCATCACACCAGAATACTTGATAGAACAAGCATACAAGGGCGTGCACGCCGCCTCAGACCATTGGGAAGACGCTCTCATGAGCAGAATATTAACAATAGGATGCAGAAGATGCGGCGGCGGCATGGTAGGTGACGTGTTCATAACAAATGCGAAACGTGGCGCTGAAATCGCAAATGAAGTTGAAGCGGACTTCGTTATCATGGAAGGGAGCGGAGCCGCCATACCCCCAGTAAAAACAAACAGACACATCGTCATAGTAGGTGCAAACCAGCCCATGATAAACATTAAAAAATTCTTCGGACCATTCAGGATAAAACTAGCAGATCTCATCATCCTAACCATGTGCGAAGAGCCCATGGCCACAAAAAAGAAAATAAAAGATATAGAAGAGTTTATACATGAGATAAACCCCAATGCAAAGGTCATACCAACAATATTCAGGCCCAAACCACTCCAGGATATAAAGGATAAAAATGTATTATTCGCAACAACAGCCCCAGAATCCATAATGGACGTGCTAGTAGCATACCTCGAAGACAAGTACAAGTGCAATATCGTTGGCACAACAACCCACCTTTCAAACAGGCCACTACTCCAAAAGGACATAGAAAAGTATATAAATGAGGCTGAGGTCATGTTAACAGAATTGAAAGCAGCAGCAGTAGATGTAGCGACAAAAGATGCGCTAGATGCTGGTTTAGACGTGGTATACTCTGATAATATACCTATTGTAGTGGATGAATCTCCTGAGGATCTTGACAAGGCCATAATAGAAGTTGTTGACGCGGCCATAGACGACTTTTACACCCGACTCACCCCATAA